A single region of the Pygocentrus nattereri isolate fPygNat1 chromosome 27, fPygNat1.pri, whole genome shotgun sequence genome encodes:
- the LOC108426629 gene encoding elongation factor 1-alpha produces MGKEKTHINIVVIGHVDSGKSTTTGHLIYKCGGIDKRTIEKFEKEAAEMGKGSFKYAWVLDKLKAERERGITIDIALWKFETSKYYITIIDAPGHRDFIKNMITGTSQADCAVLIVAGGVGEFEAGISKNGQTREHALLAFTLGVKQLIVGVNKMDSTEPPYSQARFEEITKEVSAYIKKIGYNPATVAFVPISGWHGDNMLEPSSNMGWFKGWKIERKEGNASGTTLLEALDAILPPSRPTDKPLRLPLQDVYKIGGIGTVPVGRVETGVLKPGMVVTFAPVNVTTEVKSVEMHHESLPEATPGDNVGFNVKNVSVKDIRRGNVAGDSKNDPPMEAGSFTAQVIILNHPGQISQGYAPVLDCHTAHIACKFAELKEKIDRRSGKKLEDNPKSLKSGDAAIVEMIPGKPMCVESFSTYPPLGRFAVRDMRQTVAVGVIKSVDKKAAGAGKVTKSAQKAAKTK; encoded by the exons ATGGGAAAGGAAAAGACCCACATTAACATCGTGGTTATCGGCCACGTCGACTCCGGCAAGTCCACCACCACCGGCCATCTGATCTACAAATGCGGTGGTATCGACAAGAGAACCATCGAGAAGTTCGAGAAGGAAGCCGCTGAG ATGGGCAAGGGCTCCTTCAAGTATGCCTGGGTGCTGGACAAACTGAAGGCTGAGCGTGAGCGTGGTATCACCATTGACATTGCCCTGTGGAAGTTTGAGACCAGCAAGTACTACATCACCATCATTGATGCCCCTGGACACAGAGACTTCATCAAGAACATGATCACTGGTACCTCACAG GCTGACTGCGCTGTGCTGAttgttgctggtggtgttgGTGAGTTTGAGGCTGGTATCTCCAAGAATGGACAGACCCGTGAGCACGCCCTCCTGGCTTTCACCCTGGGAGTGAAGCAGCTTATCGTTGGAGTCAACAAGATGGATTCCACCGAGCCCCCTTACAGCCAGGCTCGTTTCGAGGAGATCACCAAGGAAGTCAGCGCTTACATCAAGAAGATTGGCTACAACCCTGCCACTGTTGCTTTTGTCCCAATTTCTGGATGGCATGGAGACAACATGCTGGAGCCCAGCTCTAAC ATGGGCTGGTTCAAGGGATGGAAGATTGAGCGTAAGGAGGGTAATGCTAGCGGTACTACTCTTCTGGAAGCCCTGGATGCCATCCTGCCCCCCAGTCGCCCCACTGACAAGCCCCTCCGTCTGCCCCTGCAGGATGTCTACAAAATTGGAG GTATCGGAACTGTCCCCGTGGGCCGTGTGGAGACTGGTGTCCTCAAGCCTGGCATGGTTGTGACCTTTGCCCCTGTCAACGTGACCACTGAGGTCAAGTCCGTCGAGATGCACCACGAGTCCCTCCCTGAGGCTACACCTGGTGACAACGTTGGTTTCAATGTAAAGAACGTGTCTGTCAAAGATATCCGCCGTGGAAACGTGGCTGGAGACAGCAAGAATGACCCACCAATGGAGGCTGGCAGCTTCACTGCTCAG GTCATCATCCTGAACCACCCTGGTCAGATCTCTCAGGGCTATGCTCCTGTGCTGGACTGCCACACTGCTCACATTGCATGCAAGTTTGCTGAGCTCAAGGAGAAGATTGACCGTCGTTCTGGCAAGAAGCTTGAGGACAACCCCAAGAGCCTTAAGTCTGGAGACGCCGCCATTGTTGAAATGATCCCTGGCAAGCCCATGTGTGTGGAGAGCTTCTCAACCTATCCTCCTCTTG GTCGTTTTGCTGTGCGTGACATGAGGCAGACCGTTGCTGTCGGAGTCATCAAGAGTGTTGACAAGAAGGCTGCTGGTGCCGGCAAGGTCACAAAGTCTGCACAGAAGGCTGCCAAGACCAAGTGA
- the ppt1 gene encoding palmitoyl-protein thioesterase 1: MNLRLFIGLGALLLVSGPVRGTNVSTPLVLWHGMGDNCCNPLSMGAIKKMVEEEVPGIYVLSLMIGKSVTEDTESGFFMDVNEQVAFACNKLAQDPKLKAGYNAMGFSQGAQFLRAVAQRCPNPPMKALISVGGQHQGVYGLPRCPGESSHICDWIRKKLNSGAYTDAIQKHLVQAQYWHDPLNDDLYKQHSLFLADINQERVVNETYKKNLMSLEKFVMVKFLQDSIVDPVVSEWFGFFKTGQAEQTETLQESALYKEDRLGLAEMDKAGKLVFLATDGDHLQFNREWFNAKLLPYIR; encoded by the exons ATGAATCTGCGCCTGTTCATTGGGCTTGGAGCACTGCTTTTGGTCTCAGGACCAGTTCGAGGGACCAACGTCTCCACACCTTTGGTCCTCTGGCATGGAATGG GGGACAACTGCTGCAATCCTCTAAGCATGGGCGCAATTAAGAAAATGGTGGAAGAGGAAGTGCCTGGTATTTATGTGCTCTCACTCATGATCGGCAAGTCTGTTACTGAG GATACAGAAAGTGGGTTTTTCATGGATGTTAATGAGCAAGTGGCCTTTGCCTGTAATAAGCTAGCTCAGGATCCCAAGTTGAAGGCGGGTTATAATGCAATGGGCTTCTCCCAGGGGGCACAGTTTCT GCGTGCTGTGGCTCAGAGATGTCCAAATCCTCCAATGAAGGCTCTGATCTCAGTTGGTGGACAGCATCAAG GAGTATATGGTCTGCCTCGATGCCCTGGGGAGAGCTCTCATATTTGTGACTGGATTCGGAAGAAACTAAACTCTGGGGCCTACACAGATGCAATCCAAAAACA CTTGGTGCAGGCTCAGTACTGGCACGATCCCCTCAATGATGATTTGTACAAACAGCACAGCCTCTTCCTTGCTGATATAAATCAGGAGCGG GTGGTGAATGAGACCTACAAGAAGAACCTCATGTCTTTGGAGAAGTTTGTCATGGTAAAGTTTCTACAGGACAGTATAGTGGACCCTGTGGTCTCAGAG TGGTTTGGCTTTTTCAAAACGGGTCAGGCTGAACAAActgaaactttacaggaaagcGCTCTGTACAAAGAG GATCGTTTAGGGTTGGCAGAAATGGATAAGGCGGGGAAGCTGGTGTTTCTTGCCACAGACGGAGATCACTTACAGTTCAATCGCGAGTGGTTCAATGCCAAGTTACTTCCCTACATACGCTAA
- the si:ch1073-513e17.1 gene encoding sialin yields MAQNYGCSINSPAEDQESEENSPLLQKQAEQLLVPPKCCSVRCNLAIMMFFGFAVVYGLRVNLSVAMVAMVNGTSTQPDSNDSKAKECPVSSDTLNSSSQILDQPDGVPRYPWDSEMQGMLLGAFFFGYLFTQVPGGYLSGRFGGSIFLGGGVLCTAVLTLLTPLAAQLGARWLFALRALEGFGEGVTFPAMMAMWACWAPPFERARLMTLSGAGGNFGAFVAFPLTGFICHSLGWPAVFYCCGGAGCLWAVLWFILVSDEPRTHPRISDQEKEYIINSIGSEGGSHGWSVPLLPMLFSVPLWTIIITQMCSNWSYYTLLTSLPTYMDTVLHFDLRQNSFLSALPYLGGWLSSVLSGVIADSLLERKLLGVTAVRKIFTVIGMLLPAGLLVAVGFSGCSGILAVTFLTLSTTIGGASSAGVFMNQIDIAPRYAGILLGITNTFGTIPGVLAPIAVGYLAKDHSLLGWRKVFCVSAGVSALGAFLYTLFGTGKIQRWAVSDDRTETGTEREH; encoded by the exons ATGGCCCAGAATTATGGCTGTTCAATTAATTCTCCTGCAGAGGACCAGGAAAGTGAGGAGAACTCTCCGCTGCTGCAGAAACAAGCAGAGCAACTCTTGG TGCCTCCCAAATGCTGCTCCGTGCGATGCAATCTGGCCATAATGATGTTCTTCGGCTTCGCTGTGGTGTATGGTCTCCGGGTCAATCTCAGTGTTGCCATGGTCGCCATGGTCAATGGAACTAGCACCCAGCCAGATTCAAACGACAGTAAAGCAAAGGAATGCCCAGTGTCCTCTGATACCTTGAACAGCAGCAGTCAAATTCTGGATCAGCCAGATGGG GTGCCACGATACCCATGGGATTCTGAGATGCAGGGAATGCTGCTTGGTGCATTCTTCTTTGGATACCTTTTCACTCAGGTACCTGGGGGATACCTGTCCGGCCGATTTGGTGGAAGCATTTTCCTGGGAGGGGGAGTTCTGTGCACAGCAGTCCTCACGCTTCTCACTCCTCTGGCAGCACAGCTTGGGGCCAGGTGGCTGTTTGCTCTACGGGCTTTAGAGGGATTTGGAGAA GGTGTGACATTCCCTGCCATGATGGCCATGTGGGCTTGCTGGGCCCCTCCATTTGAAAGAGCTCGTCTAATGACTCTTTCAGGAGCCGGGGGTAATTTTGGTGCCTTTGTCGCTTTTCCTCTCACTGGCTTCATCTGTCACAGCCTGGGCTGGCCTGCAGTCTTCTACTGCTGTG GGGGCGCAGGGTGTCTTTGGGCAGTACTATGGTTCATCCTGGTGTCTGATGAACCTCGCACACATCCACGAATAAGTGACCAAGAAAAAGAATACATAATCAACTCTATAGGTTCAGAG GGAGGATCCCATGGTTGGTCAGTACCGCTGCTGCCCATGCTGTTCTCAGTCCCTCTCTGGACCATCATCATCACACAGATGTGTTCCAACTGGTCTTACTACACTCTGCTTACCTCACTGCCCACCTACATGGACACTGTGCTACACTTTGACCTACGGCAG AACTCCTTCCTGTCGGCTCTGCCCTACCTGGGAGGTTGGTTGTCTTCCGTGTTGTCAGGCGTGATAGCGGACAGCCTCCTGGAGAGGAAGCTACTGGGCGTAACAGCAGTTCGCAAAATTTTTACTGTTATAG GTATGCTGCTGCCGGCAGGGTTGCTTGTTGCAGTGGGTTTCTCAGGCTGCAGTGGCATCCTGGCTGTAACTTTTCTCACTCTGTCCACCACCATCGGAGGTGCCAGCTCTGCTGGAGTCTTCATGAACCAGATTGACATTGCTCCTCG GTATGCAGGCATACTGCTTGGGATCACAAACACTTTTGGGACCATCCCAGGAGTACTTGCACCAATTGCAGTCGGTTACCTTGCCAAAGAC CACTCTTTGTTGGGATGGAGGAAGGTGTTCTGTGTGTCTGCAGGAGTGAGTGCCCTCGGAGCCTTCTTGTACACACTGTTTGGCACCGGAAAGATCCAACGCTGGGCAGTATCAGATGACAGgacagagacagggacagagagggagcaCTAG